The stretch of DNA AGTTGCATCATCAGCTGAGCTATGTGTAGTTGGTGTAGCGACTGAGAAGTGTGTCTAGTTGCATCAGCTAGGCTATGTGTAGTTGATTTAGCAACTGATTTATGTTAGGTAAGAGTTGTTCATGGTCCTTTGTAAGATATCGAAGTCTGTATCGGTCGATCATAGTGTTATAATCCGTGAAACAAAATATGTCAGTGGTAGATTATATGAGCTCTTGTCTTGAATCTTGATGGTGTGTGatcatcatctgttcttgattcttgTTCATAATGATTTGTTGAACTTGCACAACAGTCTCTACCTCGACATCTCTACCTTTATGATGACCCCCATTATGATCTGACAATTGATATCCACCAGTGATGAAATATACTGTATCAGTGATAGTTTGCAATAATTTGCAAACCACGGTCCGTCGTCGTTGGCAATTCGTTTGGTTTTGGGCTGCTGTGGAGTGCTGTCTAGTTTGCGTGCTCCGTAGCCTCGTGTTTGGCGGCAGGCCTTGCTTTCTTAGGAGGTGGTGGTGTTGATTGAATGCCACCAGCACTTGTCTCTCTGGCTAAGCAAGGCCAAATCATACTCCACCAGCCAGGCGTGTTAGCTGATTATCTACACCTAACTTGGCTGGATGTTGATGCATCAGCCAACAACCGTATGAGCTGGAGAAGAATACAACAATTCAGTTTGGTTGACCCAGAAACTTGGTTGCGTGGTTGCCGTCTCTCAGGGGCAGCAGAGGGATGGATGGCGGCGTCGGCGTCCCGTTGTCAATCAAGGCCGGTTGTTCTACGTGGGCGTTTGACACGACGGCAGCTCCTTGTGCCGACCCTCCGTTGGTGTTGGCCGGTGATAACAATCCCAACTACGTACGTTTGAAGCTGGGGAAGATGATCATTTCGCTTGAAAATGTAAGCACAATTCAGACTTGAATAAATCCAATCGTCGGAGGATTGATTGAGTAGGCATCAACTGGTTGAGGGTCAAAACTACGCACGATTAACCGATTAGCAATCCTGGCAGGACAAGTGGACGCACGAGTTGGGAGGCTAATGGCTTCGCTGACGGTGATGAGACGAGATGCGTCGACTTTGACGTGGAGGATCGAAGTATTCGGTCGAAAGTTGAACCGGCAGCCAGGGCGAAGGAAGCAAGGCAGGTTTGATTCAGAATAATAGTCAAGTTGGGCAGCAGGTTTGACGACTCCACCGGGTTTCATTTCATTCATGATGATGAGTACGAGGCACCAAACTTTGTCGCCAGCTCGCATACATAGAATGATCAGGCATTAGCAGACAGCCGTATAAAACCAGCAACTTTGCAGTACGTAATCAGGAAGCTAGGCAAGGTGCCGAGTAATCAAATCAGATCAATTATTGTGCTAGAAACAAGATGTTGACTAATCGACCAAATTAACCGTGTGCTAGAAACAGATCTGGATGAAGAAGATACAAAACCCAATCTAGTAAAAATTCCGGAATGTCCACAACCTCCCAGGAAGAAAAAAAACAACAACACGTTGTAAATAATGCTCAGAAAACTTCACTTTTTACCCACACAAAAGATGAAGGCCTTTTCCTTCAGCTGGCTGGAAGCTACACTTTCCAGGTTTGACAACAGTTGATCAACTAGGATTAAAATTAAAAAATATGCAGGCAAAAACATGAGACGACTGTTGTTTGTACCAAGTACGGGGTAAGTGAGACGGGTGCCACTTGATGCAAACAAGCAACAGAGGCACACTACTTGGCCACAAACAAACAAAAATGTAGTTGATCAACTATGGATTATTATTCCCCTCAAACAAACAAGCAAAAATTAATGGACTGTTATCGTCCTGGGGACAGTGGAGTGGAAAACATCAAAACCTAATTTGTCAGACACTCTCAACATCTAGAGTCCTAACCAATAGTTCTGAGCAAAGAAACATTTGCATAATCAGTTTATCATCATCACACATGGCACTGACTAGCACAAGACTCTGGCAGAGCATATAAACAACTGGATCAAACATTTCAGATTAATGACCGAACACATAAAGCAGCAGTGGAGTATTTTGTCTTTGGGGAGACACTGGAGTTTTCCTCTTGTAGTTGAAGACATCCAGGGTGGAAGTGGGAAAACATCAAAGCCTAACCTATCAGACCCTCTGACATAACAACTATTCCTAACCAATGGTTATGAGCAAAGAAACATAGGCAATATCAATTTACATCATCATAGTCGGCACTAGCTAGCAGAGGACTCTGGCAGCATGCAAACAACTTGACCAAACATTTCAGACAAATGACTGAAAATAAACTGCAGCACAGAGAAGAGCACTACTAAGCTTGCACGTTGATATAGAGTACTAAATGGCAGAATGATCAGCTAAAATGGAGGTAAATGTGAATAAACCAATTCATTCTATTACATCGTGCAAGCTGCCTGCACCTCATCATAAAGCCCACTGGCGAATCCTCCCTAGACCATACAAATAGTTATTCAGGACATGTATACCAAAAGTTGGGATGAACTACCGACTGTGATGACTACAAACTTTTTCAATGCCCACTCCCCACTATGCTTACTCACCTCTCAATTCAATGATCATTCCACGCAAGGAGAAACTTAATCGGCCTTCACAGACGAGAAGAGATAGTGCACGAAGCAGAACGAGGAGATGAACCCGACCGTGCCGGTGGCCAGCATGATGGCGATGACCATGAAGAGCGAGTAGCCGAGGTAGAGGGTCGCCGACACCGGCCCGCTCAGGCTCTTGAGGTCGAACACCAGGTAGTTGATCGAGTAGAGGAAGATGTAGATGGCCACGGACCCGGACGAGAAGAATGACTTCCACCACCACTTCCAGTCCTCCACGCAGAGGTGCATGTAGGTCAGGACCAGGGAGACCTCGGCGCAGACGATGACCAGGAGCAGCATCACGATGAAGAGGAACCCGAAGACGTAGTACACGCGCCCCATCCAGATGCTTGACATGATGAAGAAGAGCTCGATGAACAGGGTGCCGAAGGGCAGCGTGCCGGCGCCGAGGACCAGCAGCCAGGACGGGTACTTCTGGGCGGGGATCTCGCGCGGGATCTGGTTTGTGCGGACCGGGTACTCGATGTGCGGCGCCTTGGCACCAAGGAACCCGCCGACGAGTGTAAGCGGCACAGAGATGCAGAACCAGAGCAGGATCAGCACAACAAACAGCGAGAAGGGGATGGCGCCGGTGCTCTGGCTTCCCCACAGCAGGAAGTTGAGTGTGGTGAGGATCAGGAAGGCGATGCCAGGGAAGAAGCAGGCTGTCCTCCACGAAACGCCCACCCAGCCCGAGTGATCTCCACACCTGATTGTCTTCCAGACGCGGACACTGGCGTATCCTGCCAGGATCCCGAGGACCAGGTAGAAGAAGAGCATGCCTGTGATGAGGGTACCCCGGGAGGCCGGCGACATGAACCCAAGCGCGGCAAACAGGATGGTGACCACGGCCATTCCCAGGATCTGAACCCCATCCCCAACCATCATGCAGAGCAGCATTGGGTTGCTGGGCGCACGGAAGACATCGCTGACGACGAGCTTCCACCCGGACAGCTCCTCGTTCATCTGGGCCTGCGCCTCGCTGTCGAGCTCCTCGTACCTGGTGAGATCGCGCCTGACGGTCCTGAGCAGTATGACGAAGACGATGCCGGCGAGGAACGCGATGACCATGAGCGAGTTGAGGATGGAG from Triticum dicoccoides isolate Atlit2015 ecotype Zavitan chromosome 6A, WEW_v2.0, whole genome shotgun sequence encodes:
- the LOC119318327 gene encoding transmembrane 9 superfamily member 11-like → MGDRIESSPYRFKMHANESDVLLCRSPPLSPPDFALLKRRIDEMYQVNLILDNLPAIRYTRKDDYFLRWTGYPVGIRVGVDYYVFNHLQFTVLVHRYEDPNVARVMGAAADASDGAAVPANAGKDASAAPGWMVVGFEVVPCSIKHNPEDARAVKMYGRFPSKIKCDPSTVSMSIKENEPIVYTYEVSFVESDIKWPSRWDAYLKMEGAKVHWFSILNSLMVIAFLAGIVFVILLRTVRRDLTRYEELDSEAQAQMNEELSGWKLVVSDVFRAPSNPMLLCMMVGDGVQILGMAVVTILFAALGFMSPASRGTLITGMLFFYLVLGILAGYASVRVWKTIRCGDHSGWVGVSWRTACFFPGIAFLILTTLNFLLWGSQSTGAIPFSLFVVLILLWFCISVPLTLVGGFLGAKAPHIEYPVRTNQIPREIPAQKYPSWLLVLGAGTLPFGTLFIELFFIMSSIWMGRVYYVFGFLFIVMLLLVIVCAEVSLVLTYMHLCVEDWKWWWKSFFSSGSVAIYIFLYSINYLVFDLKSLSGPVSATLYLGYSLFMVIAIMLATGTVGFISSFCFVHYLFSSVKAD